A stretch of Mesorhizobium sp. M2A.F.Ca.ET.046.03.2.1 DNA encodes these proteins:
- a CDS encoding bifunctional 3-(3-hydroxy-phenyl)propionate/3-hydroxycinnamic acid hydroxylase: MGYPKRISVVIAGAGPTGLTTANLLASYGVDCVVLEREAAPLNLPRAIVLDDEGMRTLQAFGLHESYAKKSLAAVGARYIADDGTVFAETGAGSEDYGFPKRQYIYQPELEDALRTHLEERAPGTLQFSSEVVSFENHLHGVTVKARHANGQTYTIEAQWLLACDGGRSPIREALNIKMAGNTYSQDWIVLDTIGDPDTSRFSKFFCSNTRPMVSIPAPNTGRRYEFMLLPGETREQVLQPDFLASLLKPHRPYDEAQILRKTVYTFHARMAEKLLDRRVILMGDAAHMTPPFAGQGMNAGLRDAHNIAWKVAATIRGGADAKILDSYESERRKPAWDMIQLAVVMGDFVMPLSVEQIAFRNQLLTALQPFPAVRDYLVQMRFKPKPRHGGGLYIDLDRPEFDASLVGEMIPQPELDIDGNKLRLDDMLGDGFALVAQDKSGAEALEALPLNGFAGLSLAKVFLPAETVEKARPFSTARPIRTHRDQILLVRPDRYCAAAFWPEDLPHGLTNYRTLLGSSNPDSSSEISSAVEMRASL, encoded by the coding sequence GCATCGTATGGCGTGGACTGTGTAGTGCTCGAGCGCGAGGCCGCGCCCTTGAATCTGCCCCGCGCGATCGTCCTGGATGATGAAGGCATGAGGACGCTGCAAGCGTTCGGTCTTCACGAAAGCTATGCAAAGAAGTCGCTTGCTGCCGTCGGCGCAAGATACATCGCGGATGACGGGACGGTTTTTGCGGAGACGGGGGCCGGGTCGGAGGACTATGGCTTTCCGAAGCGGCAATACATCTACCAGCCCGAACTGGAAGACGCTTTGAGAACGCACCTTGAGGAAAGGGCGCCCGGCACACTTCAATTTTCTTCCGAGGTCGTCAGCTTCGAAAACCACCTGCACGGAGTGACCGTCAAGGCGCGCCATGCGAACGGGCAGACCTATACGATCGAGGCACAGTGGCTGCTTGCATGTGACGGCGGCCGTAGCCCCATTCGAGAAGCACTGAACATCAAGATGGCTGGGAATACGTACTCCCAGGACTGGATCGTGCTCGACACGATTGGCGACCCCGATACATCTCGCTTTTCCAAGTTCTTTTGTAGCAACACCCGCCCTATGGTGAGCATACCTGCGCCCAATACGGGTCGCCGATATGAATTCATGCTGCTTCCGGGTGAGACCAGGGAGCAGGTCCTCCAGCCGGATTTCCTCGCCTCGCTTCTGAAACCCCATAGGCCATATGACGAGGCGCAAATCCTGCGAAAGACCGTTTATACTTTCCATGCCCGCATGGCAGAAAAACTGCTGGACAGACGCGTGATCCTTATGGGTGATGCTGCTCACATGACGCCCCCCTTCGCAGGTCAGGGCATGAATGCGGGCCTGCGTGACGCACACAACATTGCTTGGAAAGTGGCTGCGACCATCCGTGGCGGCGCTGATGCGAAGATACTGGACAGCTACGAGAGCGAACGCCGCAAGCCCGCCTGGGACATGATCCAGCTTGCAGTGGTCATGGGCGATTTCGTCATGCCGCTCTCGGTCGAGCAGATCGCCTTTCGAAACCAACTCCTTACCGCCTTGCAGCCCTTTCCGGCCGTGCGCGACTATCTGGTCCAAATGCGATTCAAGCCGAAGCCGCGCCACGGCGGTGGTCTCTATATTGACCTCGATCGGCCCGAATTCGACGCTTCATTGGTGGGCGAAATGATCCCTCAGCCCGAGTTGGACATTGATGGGAACAAGCTCCGCCTCGACGACATGTTGGGGGATGGCTTTGCACTCGTCGCTCAAGACAAGAGCGGCGCTGAAGCGCTCGAAGCCCTTCCCCTCAACGGTTTTGCCGGTCTGTCTCTAGCGAAGGTTTTCCTGCCGGCCGAAACAGTCGAGAAGGCCCGCCCTTTCAGCACCGCCCGACCAATTCGAACACACAGGGATCAGATATTGCTCGTGCGACCGGATCGCTATTGCGCCGCAGCCTTCTGGCCCGAAGACCTCCCGCATGGGCTCACCAACTACAGGACGCTGCTGGGCAGCTCCAATCCGGACAGTTCCTCTGAAATCTCGTCGGCAGTCGAAATGAGAGCGTCCCTATAA
- a CDS encoding helix-turn-helix domain-containing protein — translation MTDDSDASMLVPLPDRFHKAGSGVDWRQRAMRAPTDELGSRSSSFGSVRSLQRGLAVLQAVNQHNGLTSSQVARSAGIPRPTAYRLLETLEGLGFVVKGVSDETWRPTLLTKSLGSGYREEDWVAQIAAPKMAKLGKEVLWPIDLVTFRDYAMEVRASTHGTSPFSLDHGMVGRRLPVLETSGGRSHLAFCTKVERDQILEGLRKKRGISGEICLPDGWLSKILRRCQSLRVGYRSTGFNSRTMSISAPVMKNGRPISCLTMIWIASALDFEKAIELYRDALISTADEISEELSGLELPSSVL, via the coding sequence ATGACCGACGATAGCGATGCCTCAATGTTGGTCCCGCTGCCTGACCGATTCCACAAAGCCGGATCCGGTGTCGATTGGAGGCAACGCGCGATGCGGGCGCCGACCGACGAGCTGGGTTCACGCAGCTCGTCGTTCGGCTCTGTAAGGTCGCTTCAGAGAGGGTTGGCTGTTTTGCAAGCTGTCAACCAGCACAACGGCTTGACGTCGTCGCAAGTTGCCCGATCTGCCGGGATCCCCCGACCAACGGCGTATCGTCTGCTGGAGACGCTCGAAGGTCTGGGGTTCGTGGTCAAGGGAGTATCCGATGAGACCTGGCGCCCAACCCTGCTCACGAAGTCGCTGGGGTCCGGCTATCGCGAGGAGGACTGGGTAGCGCAGATCGCGGCTCCCAAGATGGCCAAGCTCGGCAAGGAGGTTTTGTGGCCGATCGATCTGGTTACTTTCCGCGACTATGCGATGGAGGTCCGCGCTTCCACGCATGGTACCAGCCCATTTTCACTGGACCACGGGATGGTTGGCAGGAGGCTGCCTGTCTTGGAGACATCCGGCGGACGTTCTCACCTGGCATTCTGCACCAAGGTTGAGCGCGACCAGATCTTGGAAGGGCTAAGAAAGAAGCGGGGAATAAGTGGCGAGATATGCTTGCCGGATGGCTGGCTGTCCAAAATACTCCGACGCTGCCAAAGCTTGCGCGTCGGTTATCGAAGCACAGGTTTCAACAGCCGTACCATGAGCATCTCAGCGCCGGTCATGAAAAATGGCAGGCCGATCTCGTGCCTAACGATGATCTGGATCGCGTCTGCGCTGGATTTCGAGAAGGCAATAGAACTTTATAGGGACGCTCTCATTTCGACTGCCGACGAGATTTCAGAGGAACTGTCCGGATTGGAGCTGCCCAGCAGCGTCCTGTAG
- a CDS encoding xanthine dehydrogenase family protein molybdopterin-binding subunit, whose amino-acid sequence MAERSGTAQVPLDLEAKALVAGQGQYTDDLAPSDALVGIFVRSSVAHGKIKRIDVDAARQAPGVVGVFTAKDLDAAGCNPITFMVPLMTVDGKAEVPYLRTPRPALAADRVRHVGEAVALVVAKSLGAAQDAAELVEVDIEDLTPFTSREVAEVSLEAPIWDSAPTNQSYVWVCGNLEAVQTASSSATHTVSVSLRNQRVAGSPLEPRASVASYDESNQRYTLYCGSQGTTNLRKGLADALGVPVEAVRVISKDVGGGFGLKVYAYPEYVATAVASRLLGKAVRWTATRSEALMADQGGRDSLLNIAGSFDQDARLTGIHCNIVSNIGAYAIGIGPRVQSSCIAENLAGPYLVPAIALKTVGVHTNTISTAPYRGAGRPEAAYMLERLMDKAARQIGIDRIELRRRNLIPRDRLPYVGPMTLLYDSGDFAAVLEKAVEAADWRGFEKRRDDAQQRGLCRGIGCSLFAETAGVNFIEPLDFRVTQDGFVELRITGVSSGQRHRSTLVHLVKERLGIGHSNIRIIAGDSDDVPVGSPAVGSRVAQMTGSAAVQAADNAIARGRAIVNAICDGRYNDIEYADGHYTVVATGERIAFLDIPKRIAMSRAEGKTIDETLDAVEIFRSPGFSFPNGCHICEVEVDSKTGALQILQYVAVDDCGTVINPPVVEGQLVGGIAQGIGQALMEEVVYDSRGQLLTGSFMDYALPRAEDMPHSMRIVDLPDPTPSNPLGAKGVGESGTTGSLAAVVNAVEDALAPLGVTHIEMPLTPGRVWEAIRAART is encoded by the coding sequence ATGGCTGAGAGATCCGGAACAGCCCAGGTCCCGCTTGACCTTGAAGCCAAGGCTCTCGTCGCTGGCCAGGGACAATATACCGACGACTTGGCGCCAAGCGACGCACTTGTCGGTATTTTCGTAAGATCCTCGGTGGCTCACGGCAAGATCAAACGCATTGACGTTGACGCGGCCCGGCAAGCGCCCGGCGTGGTCGGGGTGTTCACCGCGAAGGACCTCGATGCGGCAGGCTGCAACCCGATCACCTTCATGGTGCCGTTAATGACGGTCGACGGCAAGGCCGAGGTGCCTTATCTGCGCACGCCGCGTCCTGCGCTGGCGGCGGACAGAGTGCGTCATGTAGGGGAAGCCGTCGCGCTGGTTGTTGCCAAATCCCTCGGGGCTGCTCAGGACGCTGCAGAACTTGTCGAAGTTGATATTGAAGATTTGACCCCCTTTACGTCGCGCGAGGTTGCCGAGGTGTCGCTGGAGGCTCCTATCTGGGATTCAGCGCCGACCAATCAAAGCTATGTCTGGGTTTGCGGCAACCTAGAAGCGGTCCAAACAGCATCGTCGAGCGCCACACACACTGTTAGCGTCAGCCTTCGCAACCAGCGTGTAGCGGGAAGCCCACTCGAGCCTCGCGCCTCTGTCGCAAGCTATGACGAGTCAAACCAGCGCTACACGCTTTATTGCGGCAGCCAGGGCACCACAAACCTGCGCAAAGGCCTTGCCGACGCGCTCGGCGTCCCGGTCGAAGCGGTTCGCGTCATCAGCAAGGATGTGGGCGGCGGCTTTGGCCTAAAGGTCTATGCCTATCCCGAATATGTCGCAACTGCCGTGGCGAGCAGGCTTCTCGGTAAGGCGGTACGCTGGACCGCTACGCGCTCGGAAGCGCTCATGGCCGATCAAGGTGGGCGCGACAGTTTACTGAACATTGCCGGGTCGTTTGATCAGGATGCGCGGCTCACAGGGATCCACTGTAACATCGTGTCCAACATCGGCGCTTATGCCATCGGGATCGGACCACGCGTGCAATCATCTTGTATCGCCGAAAACCTAGCCGGCCCCTATCTTGTGCCAGCGATCGCCTTGAAGACCGTCGGCGTCCACACGAATACCATTTCGACGGCACCGTACCGCGGCGCAGGGCGACCGGAAGCGGCTTATATGCTTGAGCGCCTGATGGACAAAGCCGCCCGGCAGATTGGGATCGATCGGATCGAACTGAGACGCCGCAATCTAATTCCTCGAGATCGCTTGCCCTATGTCGGGCCGATGACACTGCTTTATGACAGCGGGGATTTTGCGGCTGTGCTGGAGAAGGCGGTCGAGGCTGCCGATTGGCGAGGGTTCGAAAAACGCCGCGACGATGCGCAACAAAGGGGCCTTTGTCGCGGTATCGGTTGCTCCCTCTTCGCCGAGACGGCTGGTGTCAATTTCATCGAGCCGCTGGATTTTCGCGTCACGCAGGACGGCTTTGTCGAACTGCGCATCACAGGTGTTTCTTCTGGGCAGCGGCATAGGTCGACACTCGTCCACCTTGTGAAAGAGCGACTGGGGATCGGGCACTCTAATATCAGGATCATCGCTGGTGATTCCGACGACGTTCCTGTTGGATCGCCGGCGGTCGGCTCCCGCGTAGCGCAGATGACGGGGTCGGCGGCGGTACAGGCGGCGGACAATGCAATTGCCCGAGGGCGCGCCATCGTTAATGCGATCTGCGATGGCCGATACAACGACATCGAATACGCGGACGGTCACTACACCGTGGTCGCAACAGGAGAAAGAATAGCGTTCCTCGACATACCCAAACGCATTGCGATGTCGAGGGCGGAGGGCAAGACGATCGACGAGACGCTTGATGCTGTAGAGATATTCCGATCGCCTGGATTCTCGTTCCCCAATGGCTGCCATATCTGTGAGGTCGAAGTCGATTCTAAAACCGGTGCGCTGCAGATCCTTCAATATGTGGCGGTGGACGATTGCGGCACTGTCATCAATCCGCCCGTCGTCGAGGGCCAACTTGTCGGGGGAATAGCCCAGGGCATTGGACAGGCGCTGATGGAAGAGGTCGTCTACGACAGCCGAGGTCAGCTGTTGACAGGATCGTTCATGGACTACGCCCTACCTCGCGCGGAGGACATGCCTCATTCGATGAGAATCGTAGACCTTCCCGATCCGACCCCTTCAAATCCGCTCGGCGCAAAGGGGGTTGGCGAATCGGGAACGACGGGCTCTCTCGCGGCGGTGGTCAACGCGGTTGAAGATGCCCTAGCGCCGCTCGGCGTAACGCATATCGAGATGCCCCTGACTCCGGGAAGGGTCTGGGAGGCCATCCGAGCTGCGAGGACTTAG
- a CDS encoding xanthine dehydrogenase family protein subunit M, with protein sequence MYEFEFIKPSTVGEAVAVVSEDGEAKYLAGGQTLLPTMKQRLASPSKLVSLSAIQDMKGVSRVREELVIGGGTTHAIVAREAKDAFPALASLAGRIGDPAVRNRGTIGGSLANNDPAACYPSAVLACDATIITNGREIAAADFFQGLFTTALEESEIITAVRFPVPEAANYLKFVQPASRFALVGIFVAKFASRVGVAITGASEDGVFRWTEAEELLAESFNPAAVEELVVSPDPMIGDVFGSKDFRAYLIPVLAARAVQTIQSCQVS encoded by the coding sequence ATGTACGAATTTGAATTTATTAAGCCCAGCACGGTCGGCGAGGCGGTGGCTGTCGTTTCCGAGGATGGCGAAGCAAAATATCTGGCCGGTGGCCAGACCTTGTTGCCGACCATGAAGCAGCGATTGGCTTCTCCTTCGAAGCTGGTCAGCTTGAGCGCGATCCAGGACATGAAGGGTGTGAGCCGGGTACGCGAGGAGCTTGTGATTGGGGGCGGGACCACTCATGCGATCGTCGCTCGCGAGGCCAAAGACGCCTTTCCCGCGCTGGCGAGTCTGGCAGGCCGCATTGGAGACCCTGCCGTGCGCAACCGCGGCACAATCGGTGGTTCGCTTGCCAACAACGATCCGGCCGCTTGCTACCCATCGGCGGTCCTTGCTTGCGATGCGACGATCATCACCAACGGGCGTGAGATTGCAGCGGCCGATTTTTTTCAGGGGCTGTTCACAACCGCTCTCGAGGAGAGCGAGATCATAACGGCTGTCCGCTTTCCAGTGCCGGAAGCTGCTAACTACCTGAAGTTCGTTCAGCCCGCCTCTCGCTTTGCCTTGGTCGGCATATTCGTGGCCAAGTTCGCGAGCCGCGTTGGCGTTGCCATAACAGGTGCCTCAGAAGACGGGGTGTTCCGCTGGACGGAGGCCGAGGAATTGCTGGCCGAATCGTTCAACCCCGCCGCTGTGGAGGAATTGGTTGTCTCGCCAGATCCCATGATAGGCGACGTATTTGGTTCGAAGGATTTCCGCGCCTACCTCATCCCCGTGCTGGCGGCTCGTGCCGTCCAGACGATCCAATCGTGCCAGGTCTCCTGA
- a CDS encoding (2Fe-2S)-binding protein yields the protein MSLTVNGHERQAEAEGRTLLVHFLRETLGMTGTHIGCDTSQCGCCVVHLDGKAVKSCAVLAQDADGARVTTVEGLAGPDGTLSAVQQAFIDNHALQCGFCTPGMIMSTSALLDDNPKPTVEEIRSHLGGNLCRCTGYRNIIKAVLAASGQPMGDLASEHI from the coding sequence GTGTCACTGACGGTCAATGGCCATGAGAGGCAAGCGGAGGCAGAAGGCCGTACCTTGCTCGTCCACTTCCTCAGGGAGACGCTGGGGATGACGGGCACCCACATCGGGTGCGACACCAGCCAGTGCGGCTGCTGCGTTGTCCACCTTGACGGCAAAGCGGTGAAGAGTTGCGCGGTCCTGGCGCAGGACGCTGATGGCGCTCGGGTGACAACCGTCGAGGGACTGGCAGGGCCGGATGGCACGTTATCGGCGGTACAACAGGCTTTTATCGATAACCATGCCCTCCAGTGCGGATTTTGCACACCCGGCATGATCATGAGCACGTCCGCGCTGCTGGATGACAATCCAAAGCCGACGGTCGAGGAGATCCGCTCGCATCTTGGGGGGAACCTGTGCCGGTGCACTGGTTACCGCAATATCATCAAGGCTGTGCTGGCAGCATCCGGCCAACCGATGGGTGATCTCGCGTCCGAACATATCTAG
- a CDS encoding carbon monoxide dehydrogenase subunit G: MEMKGSQTVGAPVGTVWSRLLDPSVLKECVPGCQEMLGSPEEGFEATVVQKVGPVKATFKGMVTLDKMHEPESLVLLGEGKGGAAGFAKGGAKVRLVPQGHATVLEYAVEAQIGGKLAQLGSRIIDGFAKKMADQFFEKFKHVVEGQGAGISPAPEVVP, from the coding sequence ATGGAAATGAAGGGTTCTCAGACGGTCGGCGCTCCTGTGGGCACGGTCTGGTCCCGGCTTCTCGACCCTTCAGTGCTCAAGGAATGCGTTCCGGGATGCCAGGAGATGCTCGGCAGTCCGGAAGAAGGCTTTGAGGCGACGGTCGTTCAAAAGGTTGGTCCGGTTAAGGCGACGTTCAAAGGGATGGTGACCCTGGACAAGATGCATGAGCCCGAGAGCTTGGTCCTGCTTGGAGAGGGGAAGGGGGGTGCTGCAGGTTTCGCCAAGGGTGGCGCGAAGGTACGCCTCGTCCCGCAGGGGCACGCCACCGTGCTGGAATACGCTGTCGAAGCGCAGATCGGCGGCAAATTGGCTCAGCTCGGCAGTCGCATAATCGATGGCTTCGCAAAGAAGATGGCGGATCAGTTCTTCGAGAAGTTCAAGCACGTGGTCGAAGGGCAGGGGGCAGGCATTAGCCCCGCCCCCGAGGTGGTGCCGTGA
- a CDS encoding VOC family protein, with the protein MNILSLGYVGISTDRLDDWLDYGVNLLGLQQVDRSRRGVAFRMDDRLQRLHVEDDGLEGCRFFGWELPGAEALDHAAADLEAQGIRVNRGYPALAAQRRVADLIYFFDPAGNRVELFHEAEVADTPFSPGRAISGFRTGPLGLGHVVLTAERIEDILPFYRDVLGFQLSDYALRPFKAFFLHVNARHHSLAFVETGRRGVHHLMMELMNFDDVGQGYDLAQMRSGNIGATLGRHTNDFMTSFYSWTPSKFMVEYGWGGREIDQAAWQPEELVYGPSLWGHDRTWLDDARRAEAREMRLDAARAGRRERVQVLEGNHSVMSGQCAWWDAMKQSG; encoded by the coding sequence ATGAACATCCTTTCGCTCGGCTATGTCGGCATCAGCACTGATCGTCTTGATGATTGGCTGGACTACGGTGTGAATCTGCTGGGCCTACAGCAGGTTGATCGTTCCAGACGTGGTGTCGCGTTTCGCATGGACGATCGGTTGCAGCGACTGCATGTCGAGGATGACGGCCTCGAGGGTTGCCGCTTCTTCGGCTGGGAACTGCCGGGCGCGGAAGCGCTTGACCACGCGGCAGCCGACCTCGAGGCCCAAGGCATCAGGGTGAACCGAGGTTATCCTGCGCTTGCTGCCCAGCGACGGGTGGCGGATCTTATTTATTTCTTCGATCCGGCCGGCAACCGCGTCGAGCTTTTCCATGAAGCGGAGGTGGCCGACACTCCATTCAGTCCGGGGCGTGCAATCTCAGGTTTCCGAACCGGTCCCTTGGGTCTGGGCCACGTCGTTCTCACGGCAGAGCGCATAGAAGACATCCTTCCCTTCTACCGTGATGTTTTGGGCTTCCAGCTTAGCGACTATGCCCTGAGGCCTTTCAAGGCGTTCTTCCTTCACGTGAATGCTCGTCATCACAGCTTGGCTTTTGTGGAGACTGGCAGGAGGGGCGTGCATCATCTGATGATGGAGCTCATGAATTTCGATGACGTTGGACAAGGCTACGACCTGGCGCAGATGAGGTCTGGCAATATCGGCGCGACGCTTGGCCGTCATACCAACGATTTCATGACGTCCTTCTATTCCTGGACGCCGTCGAAATTCATGGTCGAGTATGGCTGGGGTGGCCGGGAAATTGACCAGGCGGCATGGCAGCCCGAGGAGCTTGTCTACGGTCCGAGCCTTTGGGGCCACGATCGGACATGGCTCGACGATGCGCGGCGGGCAGAGGCCCGGGAGATGCGGCTCGATGCGGCCCGGGCGGGCCGTCGCGAGCGCGTTCAGGTGCTCGAAGGAAATCACAGTGTGATGTCCGGGCAATGCGCCTGGTGGGATGCAATGAAACAATCCGGCTGA
- a CDS encoding fumarylacetoacetate hydrolase family protein codes for MKLGSLKVGGRDGRLVIVSTDLSKRIDASDIVPTLREAIESWSTVEPALRGRATELANGAIAGAVAFDPIEMASPLPRSFQWVDGSAYLSHMRLVRKARGAEVPPDAETNPLVYQGGSDIFLGPTDDILIRDVSWGLDFESEVAVIVDDVACGTSAEEAKSHIKLVMLCNDISLREVMRPELQKGFGFFQSKPASAFSPVCVTLDELGASWDGGKLCLPLISTYNGKWFGSPDAGKDLSFDFPALIAHAAMTRDLAAGTIIGSGTVSNNNHHEVGSSCLAERRTIQIIEKGATDTPFMKPGDTVRIEMLDRQGDSIFGAIEQKVVSSS; via the coding sequence ATGAAGCTTGGAAGTTTGAAGGTAGGCGGCCGTGATGGCAGGCTGGTGATCGTTTCGACCGATCTCTCGAAACGCATTGACGCCTCTGACATAGTGCCGACATTGCGGGAGGCGATCGAGTCCTGGTCGACAGTCGAGCCAGCATTGCGCGGCCGCGCGACAGAGTTGGCCAATGGGGCGATTGCCGGCGCCGTGGCGTTCGACCCAATCGAAATGGCATCTCCGCTGCCGCGTTCTTTCCAATGGGTGGACGGCAGCGCCTATCTCAGTCACATGCGCCTGGTGCGCAAGGCTCGCGGCGCCGAAGTTCCGCCTGACGCCGAAACCAATCCGCTTGTTTACCAGGGCGGCTCAGATATCTTTCTGGGTCCAACAGACGACATCTTGATCCGCGATGTATCATGGGGCCTGGACTTCGAGTCCGAGGTCGCCGTCATCGTCGATGACGTCGCCTGCGGCACGAGCGCAGAGGAAGCGAAAAGCCACATCAAGCTGGTCATGCTTTGTAATGACATCTCGCTGCGCGAGGTCATGCGCCCAGAGTTGCAGAAAGGTTTCGGCTTCTTCCAGTCCAAGCCCGCCAGTGCGTTTTCGCCGGTATGTGTGACGCTGGACGAACTCGGCGCTTCCTGGGATGGCGGGAAGCTCTGCCTGCCGCTCATCTCTACCTATAATGGCAAATGGTTTGGCTCGCCCGATGCCGGCAAGGATCTCTCGTTCGATTTTCCGGCTCTCATTGCGCATGCCGCCATGACGCGAGACCTTGCCGCCGGCACGATCATCGGTTCGGGCACGGTCTCGAACAACAACCACCACGAAGTAGGCTCTTCCTGCCTCGCAGAGCGTCGCACCATTCAAATCATCGAGAAAGGCGCGACGGATACCCCTTTCATGAAGCCGGGCGACACCGTCCGCATCGAGATGCTGGACCGGCAAGGCGATTCAATTTTCGGGGCCATTGAGCAAAAGGTCGTCTCGTCCTCCTGA
- a CDS encoding helix-turn-helix domain-containing protein, with amino-acid sequence MIGKTRTLSLLLLFSEEENSLSAEEIAQRLGATLSTTYRDLKKLRELGLVETVPGERFILGGQISILDRVARLGTPLLKASIDEMERLAKVTGVTVTLTRLYFDSIIGLGHVEGDRNVSIGYERGQVVPLFYGCTGKAILGALPWRQLKRIFEANTDAIRQAGLGGSWDAFLGTVRTWDRDSFLWTEGEINPDNIAVATAVLGADAVPLGSLTLIIRRRDISLFDRSQIETELMRSRGKIQGVIAQSSP; translated from the coding sequence ATGATAGGCAAAACACGAACTCTCAGCCTTCTTCTCCTCTTCTCGGAAGAGGAGAATTCCCTGTCGGCCGAAGAAATCGCCCAGCGCCTGGGTGCGACGCTCAGCACAACGTATCGTGATCTGAAGAAGTTGCGGGAACTTGGGCTTGTCGAGACCGTCCCAGGCGAGCGCTTCATCCTGGGCGGCCAGATCAGCATCCTCGACCGGGTCGCACGGCTTGGCACACCGCTCCTCAAGGCAAGCATCGACGAAATGGAGCGGCTTGCTAAGGTGACTGGCGTTACGGTTACGCTAACCAGGCTATATTTTGACTCCATCATCGGACTCGGCCATGTCGAGGGCGACCGCAATGTCAGCATCGGATATGAACGCGGCCAGGTTGTGCCGCTCTTTTACGGCTGCACGGGAAAGGCAATCCTTGGTGCTCTTCCGTGGCGCCAGCTTAAGCGAATCTTCGAAGCGAACACCGACGCGATACGCCAGGCCGGATTGGGTGGCAGCTGGGACGCGTTTTTAGGGACGGTGCGGACTTGGGACCGCGATTCTTTCCTCTGGACCGAAGGTGAGATCAATCCCGACAATATTGCCGTCGCGACAGCCGTGCTTGGAGCCGATGCCGTGCCGCTTGGAAGTCTGACGCTGATCATACGTCGACGCGACATCTCGCTGTTTGACCGCTCTCAGATCGAGACAGAACTGATGCGATCGCGTGGAAAGATCCAGGGCGTGATTGCGCAGAGTTCGCCATGA